In Parasegetibacter sp. NRK P23, the genomic stretch GTTCAATGTACTGTACCAACCCTGTATCTCAGGCGTTGTAAAATAACTGCCGGTAAAGCCAACCGCTAAAGGAATAAGTAGTGCTATCAATAGTTTCATACTGCCGGTTTGAACAATGTTTGCAAGGTTTGTACCAGGGTGCACGGTCATTATCAAATGGCTTCCAGCCCATACTTCCTGTACCAGGCCATCAGTAATCCGATCACTTCATCATAACTACGGATACCGGAAGATTGTTCATTCGCACGGAGATAAGCATCATAGAAACTGTCTACCATCGGTTCAAGTACGGAGCGGTGCTCGTCGAGGAACTTCTTGTAAGCGGCCCTGTCTTTTTTCACCTGTGGATGCGCGTTTTCAAGAAATCCTTTGGCCAGCGTACTGTCCCTTCTTCTTAATTCACGCATGCCATAAAAGAACATATCGTAATAGATCGAATACCGGAAGATAGCGCTGGGCGATGATTTACAGGAAAGATATCCCACGAAATTCGCTTCCGCCTCACTGGAAATACCGATCTGGTGCGCGATTTCATGGCAGGCTACGGCAGGTTGATAAAACCATGGAATGGTACGGTTAAGGTGTGCTTCATTCGTGAAAGGATTCAAATAGCCTGAAAAGCCGGTATAGTTTCCCACCCTTCCAAACAGGGATCTTTTCAGCGACATGTTACTGAACGAAAGTTCGGGAATAGTCTTAGAGAGGGCATCATACGCTTTCTGCACTTCGGCTCGCATAAAACGCATCTTTTTCAGCGAATCGCGGTGCGCTTCGTTCACCAATGCGGCTTCCGCAGTAAGTTTGGAGGAGATTATTTCCATCACCGTAACCAGTTCCGCAGTTTCATACGCGTGCACATCCAGCTTTAATACGTCGCGCACACCTAACCTCGAATAGTTCAATCCCCACAAAGTATAAAAACAGATATAGATAGTTAAAGCGAAGCCCCCAGCCTGTTTCAGCACAAGTATCCCCCATTTTTCAGGCAGTTGCCTTTTCAGCATTCTTTTGATCCAGCGCACCAGCCACCATATAACGGTGAGGGGTAACAGCACATACAACGCATCACCCAGGCTGAAAGGAAGCCAGCCGAATAAAGTGCGGAGCAGTCTTGCAAGGGGAGGGTAAACCCCATTGGAATAATACCGTTCCACCGAAGGATGGTGTACGGAGAACCATTTGATACCGATAACCAGCACGATTGCCACGATCCATTTCCAGGGGAACTTTCCTTGCTTCATACCTTTCTGTTCAACCAAGTTGCAACAAACTTACAACGCCTTCTGTTGGGAAAACCCGTATTTTTAAAAAACTACCTAACATCACAAAGAAATAATGCCGTATGGACATCACTTTTAACCAACAGGAAGACACCATGAAACAGGCTTTGGCGAAACTGCGCCGGCACCTCGATGAAGTTAGTCTGGGTGGCGGCAAAAAAGCCATTGCCAAACAAAAAGAGCGCGGTAAACTAACGGCCCGTGAACGCATCGCCTATTTGTGTGATAAAACCGCTCCCATAATAGAGATCGGACAACTTGCTGGCTTTGGCATGTACGAAGCGGAAGGCGGTTGCCCTGCGGGCGGCACCGTGGCCGTAATGGCGTATGTAAGCGGACGCCAGTGCCTCGTGGTCGCGAACGACCAGACGGTGAAAGCCGGAGCCTGGTTCCCGATCACAGGAAAGAAAAACCTGCGTTTACAGGAGATCGCCATGGAAAACCACCTCCCCGTTATTTACCTGGTAGACAGTGCCGGTGTTTACCTCCCGATGCAGGATGAGATTTTCCCCGATAAAGAACATTTCGGAAGGATATTCCGCAACAACGCGAAAATGAGTGCGATGGGCATCACACAGATTGCCGCCGTAATGGGCGCCTGCGTGGCTGGTGGTGCATACCTTCCCATCATGAGCGATGAAACACTGATGGTGACCGGGAAAGGGTCTATTTTCCTTGCCGGCCCCTACCTCGTAAAAGCCGCCATAGGAGAAGAGGTGGACGCGGAAACATTGGGTGGCGCTGACACACATACATCCATTTCAGGCATCGCCGATTATAAATTCGATACTGAAGAAGCGTGTCTGGACCAGGTTAAGCGCATCATGGATAAGATCGGTGCACCGGCCAAAGCTTCTTTTGATAGAATTATACCCGTTGCGCCGGGGAAAAACCCCGAAGAATTGTACGGTGTTTTCCCTTCAGACGGAAGCAAGCCCTACGATATGATGGAAGTGATTGAAAGAATTGTGGATGGAGGAAGTTTTGATGCGTTCAAATCAGATTATGGTCAGACCATTCTCTGCGGATACGCCCGAATTGATGGATGGGCAGTAGGCATCGTGGCCAACCAAAGAAAGATCGTGAAGAGTAAGAAAGGTGAAATGCAGATGGGTGGCGTGATCTATAACGACAGCGCCGATAAGGCAGCCAGGTTTATTCAGAATTGTAACCAGAAGACCATCCCACTTGTTTTCCTCCAGGATGTCACCGGTTTTATGGTAGGTTCCAGGAGCGAACACGCGGGCATCATCAAAGACGGCGCCAAACTGGTGAACGCAGTGGCCAATTCTGTAGTGCCCAAAATCACGATCATCATCGGGAACTCTTACGGTGCCGGCAATTACGCCATGTGCGGCAAGGCATACGATCCGCGCTTCATCTACGCATGGCCCTCCGCGAAGATCGCGGTGATGGGTGGTGAACAGGCCGCTAAGACATTGTTGCAGATTCAGGTCTCGGCGATGAAAGCCCAGGACAAAACGGTGGCCCCCGAGGAAGAAAAGGAACTGCTTGATAAGATCAAAGCAAAATATGAAATCCAGACCTCTCCATATTATGCTGCCGCAAGGCTTTGGGTGGATGCGATCATTGACCCGATGGATACCCGGAAAGTCATTTCTGAGGGATTATCCGCAGCCAGTCATAACCCGGAAATCGCCCCATTTAAAACGGGCGTATTCCAGGTTTAAAAATTAAAATAGCCTTTTTATTCTACTGGGAATCAATACTATATTTTCCTTGTTTATGATAAAATAAAACAACGCTTGTTTACTTCAATCCTTAGTTTTGCCGCTCAAACGGATGTTAAAAAATGACCACCAACCAGATCACGATATATACAGATGGTTCTTCACGGGGTAATCCCGGCCCCGGAGGATACGGCACTTTATTGATGTGGGGCGATAAAGTAAAAGAACTTTCTCAGGGTTTCCGGAAAACGACCAACAACCGCATGGAACTCTGGGCCGTAATCGCGGGCCTGGAGCAGTTGAAAAGAACCGATCTGCCCATAGTGATCTATTCCGATAGTCAGTATGTGGTGAACGCGATTGAGAAGGGCTGGCTGAATGGGTGGATCGCGAACAATTTTAAAGGGGGGAAGAAGAACCCGGATTTGTGGCGGAAGTATTATGAATTGTCGCGCCCTTTCCGGATACGTTTTGTTTGGGTGAAAGGACATGCGGATAATCCTTACAACAACCGTTGTGATGAGTTGGCTACCCGAGCCGCTGATGGCAGGGATTTACTGGTAGATTATGGGTATGAAGCGGGGGGATAACTTTTAATAAGCCATTTCATAGAAGCGGAAAGCAGGTCTCTCGCAACGGCGCGACGACGCCACGGGTAAGCCCTTTGATAAACTGAGAAACACGTTGGGCATCAAATAAATGGGAAAATATTCCTAACTGATAAAGAAAATGGGTATCAATTTTTTGATACCCCATTTTCTTTATCAGTTGATATTCTAAACTTAATACATACTCCACCTACCCTGCTGTTTCCACCTTATTCACTTCCTTCATCCCATTGATGAAGAAATATCCACCAAACAACACCACGGAGAAAAACACGGTTGAAACCAGGCTTCCTTCATAAAAAGGAACCGCATCTGTATAACACATCACCAGCCCATCCCATGTTTTAGGACGATTCAAACCGGCGCCTTCCAGCCATACGAAAAAGTTCGAGGCCAGGAAGAACAAGGTCGGGCCAACAATGGTGGTTGCCATTATTTTGAAAACTTTCAGGTCGCGGAGCAGGAAACCGATAAGGGTAAGTCCGGCGAACAGCACATAGTTGGTAAATTGTCCTTCATAAAAACCTTGCATGGACAGCCATCCCTGGGTATAAGCCAATTCGTAAAGCAAATCGGAAATAAACATGGAAAGCAGTGGAAGCGCAAAGGCGAACTTTCTGTCTTTAATAACGGCACCACCAAAAAGCGCCATCGCGATCTGCGGGGCAAAACCAAGCGGACGTTCGGGTACAAGCCGGTAAAGGGCCGCCAGCACTACCATCACAACAAAAATAACTATGGTGGATCTGTTCAGTTTCATGCTTCTGTTTTAACGTTCTGATGCAAAAGTAACCAATATTCTTTTCCTTATTCCACGTTTTTTCACCGTGGAACACCGGCGATAAACACGGTAGCCTGGGCCGTACCTACCAGTTCATACGGAGTATCAGCCATCACGAATGCAGCGCTGCCGGTTGTCAAAGGCAGTACCGTGTCACCGCTTACCAGTTCCACCTGTCCTTTCTGAACAAACACGACTTCCGCCGAATAACTTTTCTGCGACCATTTCCCACCGGTGGACAATTCCACCGCATTCATCGAAAAATCAGGTACCGGGCACGGGTATTCGATGGAGCCGTCTTCTCCTGCTGTAGGTTGCATCACTGCGGGCGTTACTTCTTCGAAAGAAGTATGCCTGATAAGTTCGGCCACATCAATATGCTTTGGGGTTAACCCGCCACGCAGCACATTGTCTGAATTGGCCATCAGCTCCATGTTCTGCCCTTCAAGATAAGCGTGTGGAATTCCAGCCCCCTGAAAAATAGCCTCTCCTTCCTTCAGGTGCACCAGGTTAAAAAAGTAAATAGAGAATATGCCACGGTCCAGCTTTTCGGTTTTTCCGCCGCTGTATTGTTCGATGGCGCGCGCTGCCCAGAAAGCGGGATCGGCTTTGGAGAGCAGGTTGTCTTTATACAGCGGCAACACCTGTTCGGCCAGAGGTGCCAGCATCTTGTCCACTTCTTCCTGCGAGGCATTCATCACGGTTTCGTACAGCCCTTTTATTCCTTTTTCTTCGAGTACGGGGATCAGGGCATGCCAGGCGGCCTGCTGTTCCAGTGCATGGCGGATGGCTTCTTTTTTCCGGAAACCATGGAGCAGCCAGAAATCGCTGAGGGCCACCATTACCTCTGGTTTGTGGTTATCGTCCTTATAATTACGGGAAGGGTCACCCGCTGGCATTCCCGCCGCCTCTTCCCTGGCGAATCCTTTGATGGCTTCTTCGCGCGTGGGATGCACCTGTATCGACAGCATTTCTTTTACATCCAGCACCTTAAACAGAAAGGGTAATCTGCCGAAGGCGCGGGCGGTTGATTCACCGAGTGCATCCACCGTATTTTCACGGATGAAGGTGTTCAATCCGAGTTGTACGCCATTTTCTGTTTCAATCAAAGACGGTACCTGGTCGTGTGCACCCATCCAGTATTCGGCGAACGGTTGCTGATCGGTGTTTTTCTCCCCCAACAGTTCGGGGATAAAACGGTTGCCACCCCAGGCGTAGTGTTGTACCTTCCCATGCAGGGGAAATATCCTTTTCGTAGTTGTCATAGTTTTCATCTAATGGTTACAAATATAAAGGTATCGCATGGGCATCCAACAAATCAGGGGGAATTTAGGCGAATTCGCGGGCGCATGGTGGCTCAGCCGGAATGGGTTCCGCATCCTGCAACGCAACTGGCGCACAGGCAGAAAAGAGATTGATATTATCGCTGAAAAGAACGGCACCTTACACATCATTGAAGTGAAAACCCGTTTCAGCGACGCATTCGGATGGCCCGAAGCGGCTGTATCATGGAAAAAGATCGGTATGCTGGAAGATGCGGCCAGACAATACATGGCCCTCCATCCCTATTGGAAAAACATTCAGTTCAGTGTACTCTCCCTCATGGTGGAACACCATATGGCCAGGTTTGCGTTTTTTGAGGATATTTGAGCCATGTGGAAAGCGTACCGCAAAGGATTCAAAGCATACCTTCAGTTGGAAAAATCACTGGCTGATACTTCCGTGGAAGCCTACGGCTACGACCTGGACAAGCTTATTCAGTACCTCGAAGCGGAAGCCCCCGGCACTTCTCCTTCAGATATTACACTGGCGCAACTCGAAACATTCATCGGCCAGATCGCAGCGCTGGGTATGACGGCCCGTTCGCAGGCCCGGATTATCTCGGGCATAAAGGCGTTCTTCCGGTATTGCCAGCAGGAACAACTTATTTCCAGTAATCCGGCTTTGTTACTCGAAGCGCCACGTTTACAACGCGCCCTTCCTGATGTATTAAGTGTAACAGACATCCAGGCGCTCATTGATGCCATAGACCTCAGCAAACCGGAAGGCACACGTAACAAGGCTATGCTGGAAACACTCTACAGTTGCGGACTGCGCGTTTCAGAATTGGTAAACCTGAGAATATCCTGCATTTTCCCCGACCTCGAATTCATCCGTGTAACGGGCAAAGGCGATAAAGAAAGGCTGGTCCCCATCGGATCAGAAGCGTTGAAATACATCGCCATTTATATGGATACGGTAAGAAGGTTGCAACCCGTTCAACCAGGAGAAGAAGACATACTTTTCCTGAACAGACGGGGGAAACGCCTCACAAGGGTTATGATCTTCCTTATTTTGAAGGACCTGGCAAGGACCGCGGGCATTGAGAAAAGCATTTCTCCCCACACCTTCCGCCACTCCTTTGCGACGCACCTCGTGGAAGGCGGCGCCGACCTGCGTGCGGTCCAGGAAATGCTGGGTCACGAAAGTATTACCACCACCGAAATTTATACGCACCTTAACCGGGAATACCTGCGCGAAACCTTACAACGCTTTCATCCCGCGTACAACAAGTGATCAGGCGCTCCCGTTCAAGGGCAGGCTCACGGATACCACCGTGCCTTTTCCCGGCGCGGAATCGAACTCAATATGTCCTTTCAATACTGCGATGCGGTTCATCATATTCTTTAACCCGATTCCCGCGAATGCTTCCACATCCTTCACATCGAAACCTTTCCCGTTGTCTTCAATGGTGATGGATATTTCGGTTTCCTCTTTGTGCATCTGGATATCCAGTGTATCCGCGCCGGAATGTTTGATCACGTTGTTTACCGACTCCTGGATCACCCGGTACAGCACGGTTTCAATGTGCGGATCAAGCCGTTCCTGCAGCCCGAATGTATCTACTCTTATTTTAAGGCGTGAAGATTGAATCTTATCGATAAAATCCCTTACTGCACTCACCAGTCCTGATTTCAGCAATATATTCGGCATCATCTGGTGGGAGATGGAACGTATTTCCCGGCAGCTTTCATCGGTAATGGCTATGGTTTTATCGAGCAATGATTTATCCTCAGGTTTGGCGATCTCTTCCACGCGGTGCGCAAATTCCGAGAGGTTCATTTTCACAGCGGAGAACAATTGTCCCAACCCATCGTGCAGGTCTCCGGCGATGCGGCGCCGCTCCTGTTCTTCCGCTTCAATCACGGCTTTGGCAGCGATATCCTGCTGCTCCATAACGGCGGCCTGTAAGCGCGTTTCCTGTTTTAATTTGTAACGGTTATAAAAGAGTAATCCCAGTGCTATCGCGGCCAGGAAAGCAATAGCGATGATGCCGATGGTGGTATTTCTTTTCCCGATGGTCAATTGCTGGATGGTATTCTGCTTGTTCAGCAATGTGATCTGCTGTTCTTTCTTTTCCGTTTCAAACCTGGTTTGCATTTCCGCAAGCTGGCGCGATCTTTCCACATTCAGGAAACTATCCTGTACGGCTTTGTACCGTTTATGCAAACTGTACGCTTTGGCAAAATCCCCGGCTGCGGCATAATCCTCCGAGAGGTTCGCATAGGCTTCCGTGATGATGGTGGCCATACTGTTTTTTTCACCTACGGCCAGCGATTGCTCATGAAGTGCCACGGCTTGTTTGTGCTGTTTCAGCAACCGGTGCACGTTCCCCATATTAATATAGTTCGCGGCCACGAAAAACTGGTCGCCAATCTTTTCTGAAAGTTGTGCTGAACGGCCGTAGTATTCCAGGGCTTTTGCATAATCTCCCTGCGTTTTATACAACACGCCCATATTGTTCAGCGTAAGTGCCACGCGGTCGTCAAGGTTTTTGCGCTCGTAAATACCCAATGCCTGCCGGTATGCTTTCAACGCGGTATCATAACGTTGTTGTTGCTCCAGTATCATGGCCCTGTTGTTGGCGCAATCGGCCAGGATCAGGGAATCTCTGATTTTTTCAGCAAGTATTTCGGCTTCCTGGTAATGCCGGAGTGCGGCCTCAAAGTCTTTCTGAGATTCGTATAACGTTCCGATATTTTTGATGGCTTTCGCCCTTGCCGTATCGTTGCCCAGTGTTTCCGCCAGTTTCACGGACCGTTGGTAATACCCAAGCGCCTTTACCGCATCACCTTTTTGAGAGCAGGCATTGCCGAGGTTATTACAAAGAATGGTTTGCGCTGGCAGGTCTTTTTCTTTCTCGGCGGTTTTCAAACGTCCCTCAAATACGGTTACCGCTTCCCTGTAGTTTCCTGCGTTGTACAGGTTAATACCATGCTGCAACACACTGTCCTTTTGCTGGGCGCGTACCATACCCGGCGCAAGCAAAGTAAAAAGGAGCAAAAAAAAGCATATCCTCATCCGCGATGGTTTATGGTCGGGCAGGGATAAAACTTCCCTGTTTGTAAATATAGAGAATGCCTGTAGCATATCTATAACTCCTATCTTTGAAAATTATTTCAAATTTGCAATCCAATCAATAAAACTCTACGTGATGAAAAAGATCATTTCTACGTTCGTTGCCGCGTGCATGGCTTACGGCGCTTTCGCCCAGGTAAACATGCCACAGCCCAGCACCACTCAAAACATTAAGCAGGCATTTGGTTTGGGCAGCATCGAACTTACTTATTCCCGTCCGAACGCAAAAGGAAGAACAGTATTCGGCAACCTGGTGCCCTGGGGTAAATTGTGGCGCACCGGCGCAAACAACGCCACCCGCGTGAAATTCACCGATGTGGTGGAAATTGGCGGCAAGCAGATTGATACCGGCAGCTACGCCATTTACACCATTCCCCAAAAGAACGAATGGGAGATTGTGCTCAACAAAGGCATCGGCAACTGGGGTGTTGATGGTTATAAAGAAGCCGAAGATGTGGTTCGCCTGAAAGTGCCTTCCATGAAAACAGCTACCAAAAACGAGACCTTCACCATGCAGATCGCCAACGTGCAGAACGAAAGCTGCGAAATTCATATCATGTGGGAGAACACCGCCGTGGCTATTCCCGTGAAAACAAAAGTGAAGGACCGCCTCAAAGCCCAGCTCGACAAAGCCATGGAAAGCGACCGCAAGCCCTACTTCCAGGCCGCCAACTTCTACTACGAGTGGGAAAAAGACCTGACCAAAGCGCTCAGCTATGCAAACGGGGCCATCGAATCCGCTGAAAAGGCCGGTCAGAAGCCTTTCTGGATGTACCTCCTGAAAGCTAAAATCCAAAAAGACGCCGGTGATAAAGCAGGCGCGAAAGCAAGCGCGAAAACCTGTGTGGAACTGGCAAAGGCTGCTAATAATGCTGATTATGTGAAAATGGGTACTGAGCTTGCGGCGAGTTTATAGGCTTTTCTGATAATGATTTTGAAGACGGTCTTCCGGGAGGAGGGCCGTTTTTCTTTTGGCGCAGTTTCACGTGATTGCTTCGTGCCTCGCAACGACGCACTGCTTCGTTCCTCGCAGGAGCAAGGACGCAAGGCGTTCATTATGTTTTGGATGGTTTCTGTGAGGGAAGTTTTTTTCTCGCAACGACGCCACGGCGCAACGGGCTGTCGAGTTAAGGGACGGCTTTTTGTAGTAAAGCTGTTGTTTTAAGCGTGCATTGTTACAGGATTCTTATTTCTATTCTTTCCACTCAAAAAAAATAGAAAATAAAATCCCCAATTATAAAATAAAGCAACAGAATAGAACATAATATTACGCCAACGTTGCGCCGTAGCGTCGTTGCGAGAAATATTCCTTTCCACGCGAATCCGCAAAACCGCTTTACGCCAACCTACTATTCTTCCGCCCGTACAGAAAATAAATCGCCAGCCCCAGCCCCATCCACACAAAAAACCATTTCCAGCTCACCGCGGGAATCTCTATCATCAGGTACAAACAGGAGAGCACACCCATAATCGGGATCAACGAATATTTACGGATAAAAGTAAGCACCGTGAGCAGCAGCGCCACGGCGAGGAACAGCAGGAACAGGATTTCCTGGTACCCTTCGTTGCCGATATTGGTAAAAGCATCGCTTATACGTACCCGGAAGAGCCAGATAAAGATGGCCAACAGTCCGGGCACAATGAACTGCCCGTTCACATACGGCAGTTTGAACTTGCCCGGCTCTTTGGCTGCGGGCGGCAGCAGCAATACCCCACCGGATACCAGCACGAAAGCGAAAAAAGTACCAATGCTGGTAAGATCAGTTACCAGTCCGCCCTCCAGGAAAAGCGCGCCCGCGCCTACAATGATACCCGTGATGATGGTAGCGAAAGAGGGGGTCTGGTATTTGGGATGGATCTGCTGGAATTTTTTAGGTAATAATCCGTCGCGACTCATGCTCATCCATATCCTGGGCTGACCAAGCTGGAATACGAGTAATACTGAAGTGGTGGCCACCACGGCGCTGATGGAGATGATCTTCTCGATCCAGGGTGCACGTTTTTCGAAGACGAAAGCCAGCGGATCGTTCACGTCTTTGAAAGCGGCATAGTTTTCAATGCCTGTTAAGACGAGGGCGATGAGGATGTACAATACCGTGCATATCAGGAGGGAATAGATCATGCCGCGGGGCATATCGCGCTGCGGATTTTTACATTCTTCGGCGGTGGTGGAAATAGCATCGAAGCCGATATACGCGTAGAATACCGCGGAAACACCTTTCAGCACGCCTTCAAATCCATTCGGCATGAACGGAACCCAGTTGTTTGTGTCCACGAAAAACGCGCCGGCGATGATCACGAAAATGATGACGGCCACTTTGAAGATAACCATAAAATTAGAAGCCTGCTTGCTCTCCTTGATCCCAATATAAGCGATCCACGTAATGAGCGCCACCACCACGAAGGCGGGCAGGTTGAAGAATATTTTTGTGCTGCCGATCTGCGGCGCTTTGTTGTAGGCTTCTACTACGAAGGCGTAACTTTTCAGTTGCTCCGGATCGGTGACTGTACCCGATGCCAGGGCCGTTGTGGCGGTTTTAAAGGCCGATGCCGCCGATTGAGGATCTACCAGCATCCAGTCGGGAAGATGGATATTGAAAATGTGTACGAGCAGGTTGTTGAAATACCCGCTCCAGGAAATGGCCACCACAATATTACCAATAGCGTATTCCAGTATCAGGGCCCAGCCGATCACCCAGGCGATCAGTTCCCCGAAAGCAACATACGAGTAGGTATATG encodes the following:
- a CDS encoding DUF3810 domain-containing protein; translated protein: MKQGKFPWKWIVAIVLVIGIKWFSVHHPSVERYYSNGVYPPLARLLRTLFGWLPFSLGDALYVLLPLTVIWWLVRWIKRMLKRQLPEKWGILVLKQAGGFALTIYICFYTLWGLNYSRLGVRDVLKLDVHAYETAELVTVMEIISSKLTAEAALVNEAHRDSLKKMRFMRAEVQKAYDALSKTIPELSFSNMSLKRSLFGRVGNYTGFSGYLNPFTNEAHLNRTIPWFYQPAVACHEIAHQIGISSEAEANFVGYLSCKSSPSAIFRYSIYYDMFFYGMRELRRRDSTLAKGFLENAHPQVKKDRAAYKKFLDEHRSVLEPMVDSFYDAYLRANEQSSGIRSYDEVIGLLMAWYRKYGLEAI
- a CDS encoding acyl-CoA carboxylase subunit beta; the protein is MDITFNQQEDTMKQALAKLRRHLDEVSLGGGKKAIAKQKERGKLTARERIAYLCDKTAPIIEIGQLAGFGMYEAEGGCPAGGTVAVMAYVSGRQCLVVANDQTVKAGAWFPITGKKNLRLQEIAMENHLPVIYLVDSAGVYLPMQDEIFPDKEHFGRIFRNNAKMSAMGITQIAAVMGACVAGGAYLPIMSDETLMVTGKGSIFLAGPYLVKAAIGEEVDAETLGGADTHTSISGIADYKFDTEEACLDQVKRIMDKIGAPAKASFDRIIPVAPGKNPEELYGVFPSDGSKPYDMMEVIERIVDGGSFDAFKSDYGQTILCGYARIDGWAVGIVANQRKIVKSKKGEMQMGGVIYNDSADKAARFIQNCNQKTIPLVFLQDVTGFMVGSRSEHAGIIKDGAKLVNAVANSVVPKITIIIGNSYGAGNYAMCGKAYDPRFIYAWPSAKIAVMGGEQAAKTLLQIQVSAMKAQDKTVAPEEEKELLDKIKAKYEIQTSPYYAAARLWVDAIIDPMDTRKVISEGLSAASHNPEIAPFKTGVFQV
- the rnhA gene encoding ribonuclease HI, encoding MTTNQITIYTDGSSRGNPGPGGYGTLLMWGDKVKELSQGFRKTTNNRMELWAVIAGLEQLKRTDLPIVIYSDSQYVVNAIEKGWLNGWIANNFKGGKKNPDLWRKYYELSRPFRIRFVWVKGHADNPYNNRCDELATRAADGRDLLVDYGYEAGG
- a CDS encoding DUF6580 family putative transport protein gives rise to the protein MKLNRSTIVIFVVMVVLAALYRLVPERPLGFAPQIAMALFGGAVIKDRKFAFALPLLSMFISDLLYELAYTQGWLSMQGFYEGQFTNYVLFAGLTLIGFLLRDLKVFKIMATTIVGPTLFFLASNFFVWLEGAGLNRPKTWDGLVMCYTDAVPFYEGSLVSTVFFSVVLFGGYFFINGMKEVNKVETAG
- the manA gene encoding mannose-6-phosphate isomerase, class I, with amino-acid sequence MTTTKRIFPLHGKVQHYAWGGNRFIPELLGEKNTDQQPFAEYWMGAHDQVPSLIETENGVQLGLNTFIRENTVDALGESTARAFGRLPFLFKVLDVKEMLSIQVHPTREEAIKGFAREEAAGMPAGDPSRNYKDDNHKPEVMVALSDFWLLHGFRKKEAIRHALEQQAAWHALIPVLEEKGIKGLYETVMNASQEEVDKMLAPLAEQVLPLYKDNLLSKADPAFWAARAIEQYSGGKTEKLDRGIFSIYFFNLVHLKEGEAIFQGAGIPHAYLEGQNMELMANSDNVLRGGLTPKHIDVAELIRHTSFEEVTPAVMQPTAGEDGSIEYPCPVPDFSMNAVELSTGGKWSQKSYSAEVVFVQKGQVELVSGDTVLPLTTGSAAFVMADTPYELVGTAQATVFIAGVPR
- a CDS encoding YraN family protein, whose translation is MGIQQIRGNLGEFAGAWWLSRNGFRILQRNWRTGRKEIDIIAEKNGTLHIIEVKTRFSDAFGWPEAAVSWKKIGMLEDAARQYMALHPYWKNIQFSVLSLMVEHHMARFAFFEDI
- the xerD gene encoding site-specific tyrosine recombinase XerD, producing MWKAYRKGFKAYLQLEKSLADTSVEAYGYDLDKLIQYLEAEAPGTSPSDITLAQLETFIGQIAALGMTARSQARIISGIKAFFRYCQQEQLISSNPALLLEAPRLQRALPDVLSVTDIQALIDAIDLSKPEGTRNKAMLETLYSCGLRVSELVNLRISCIFPDLEFIRVTGKGDKERLVPIGSEALKYIAIYMDTVRRLQPVQPGEEDILFLNRRGKRLTRVMIFLILKDLARTAGIEKSISPHTFRHSFATHLVEGGADLRAVQEMLGHESITTTEIYTHLNREYLRETLQRFHPAYNK
- a CDS encoding tetratricopeptide repeat protein produces the protein MRICFFLLLFTLLAPGMVRAQQKDSVLQHGINLYNAGNYREAVTVFEGRLKTAEKEKDLPAQTILCNNLGNACSQKGDAVKALGYYQRSVKLAETLGNDTARAKAIKNIGTLYESQKDFEAALRHYQEAEILAEKIRDSLILADCANNRAMILEQQQRYDTALKAYRQALGIYERKNLDDRVALTLNNMGVLYKTQGDYAKALEYYGRSAQLSEKIGDQFFVAANYINMGNVHRLLKQHKQAVALHEQSLAVGEKNSMATIITEAYANLSEDYAAAGDFAKAYSLHKRYKAVQDSFLNVERSRQLAEMQTRFETEKKEQQITLLNKQNTIQQLTIGKRNTTIGIIAIAFLAAIALGLLFYNRYKLKQETRLQAAVMEQQDIAAKAVIEAEEQERRRIAGDLHDGLGQLFSAVKMNLSEFAHRVEEIAKPEDKSLLDKTIAITDESCREIRSISHQMMPNILLKSGLVSAVRDFIDKIQSSRLKIRVDTFGLQERLDPHIETVLYRVIQESVNNVIKHSGADTLDIQMHKEETEISITIEDNGKGFDVKDVEAFAGIGLKNMMNRIAVLKGHIEFDSAPGKGTVVSVSLPLNGSA
- a CDS encoding DUF2911 domain-containing protein yields the protein MKKIISTFVAACMAYGAFAQVNMPQPSTTQNIKQAFGLGSIELTYSRPNAKGRTVFGNLVPWGKLWRTGANNATRVKFTDVVEIGGKQIDTGSYAIYTIPQKNEWEIVLNKGIGNWGVDGYKEAEDVVRLKVPSMKTATKNETFTMQIANVQNESCEIHIMWENTAVAIPVKTKVKDRLKAQLDKAMESDRKPYFQAANFYYEWEKDLTKALSYANGAIESAEKAGQKPFWMYLLKAKIQKDAGDKAGAKASAKTCVELAKAANNADYVKMGTELAASL
- a CDS encoding amino acid permease, which translates into the protein MASKLFRKKSIESIKREYEAGQTEHGKMNKVLNVRDLTFLGIAAVVGAGIFSTIGGAAYNGGPGISLLFVITAITCGFSALCYAEFASRVPVAGSAYTYSYVAFGELIAWVIGWALILEYAIGNIVVAISWSGYFNNLLVHIFNIHLPDWMLVDPQSAASAFKTATTALASGTVTDPEQLKSYAFVVEAYNKAPQIGSTKIFFNLPAFVVVALITWIAYIGIKESKQASNFMVIFKVAVIIFVIIAGAFFVDTNNWVPFMPNGFEGVLKGVSAVFYAYIGFDAISTTAEECKNPQRDMPRGMIYSLLICTVLYILIALVLTGIENYAAFKDVNDPLAFVFEKRAPWIEKIISISAVVATTSVLLVFQLGQPRIWMSMSRDGLLPKKFQQIHPKYQTPSFATIITGIIVGAGALFLEGGLVTDLTSIGTFFAFVLVSGGVLLLPPAAKEPGKFKLPYVNGQFIVPGLLAIFIWLFRVRISDAFTNIGNEGYQEILFLLFLAVALLLTVLTFIRKYSLIPIMGVLSCLYLMIEIPAVSWKWFFVWMGLGLAIYFLYGRKNSRLA